The Sorangiineae bacterium MSr11367 genome window below encodes:
- a CDS encoding ATP-binding protein, producing MRIPGKTERRLALAILMSAMLPLLVAVLFANSLFRQASSIWFNPEVGQQLDRGVAVYKDYVKAIRDDMKHQADAIAADEVLREAAEHRNTELVEAQLDALFPRYPSLVELHIFDPENRPLASRDRGRPVDDATERSLEQRRQLSTDATPPMLVATFAIDRQRLDELERNGAVVTNYHQLEASRGELYQGYLLAFAALLGITFLVTIVLGTLLARGVTLRINRLAAAISLVGQGDLSVRVPVTGSDELTDLARTFNRMLTEMGQSRARIEFLQRIGAWQEMAQRLAHEIKNPLTPIQLAVQECHRKYAGEDPRFRALLDTTLEIVEEEVGTLRRLVGDFSNFARLPNVELKESSLREFLRECSEQLSHLEETSIPGEGAFMDLTANVDITWDVPDEPLTAAIDRQMLRRVLVNLVRNAVQAIRDAAPEAARTSEASVIGHVQVKALAEDDGAVITIDDDGPGVPEEARSRIFDPYFTTKHDGTGLGLAIVKKVVVEHGGAIDVGESHLGGARFIVHLPRTITQAETRARKAREGALSRPLSSTGGVSRD from the coding sequence GTGCGTATTCCGGGTAAGACCGAGCGGCGACTTGCGCTGGCCATTCTGATGTCGGCGATGCTGCCGCTCCTCGTGGCGGTCCTCTTCGCCAATTCGCTCTTCCGGCAAGCGTCCTCCATCTGGTTCAACCCGGAGGTGGGCCAGCAGCTCGATCGGGGCGTGGCGGTCTACAAGGACTACGTCAAGGCGATCCGCGACGACATGAAGCACCAGGCCGACGCCATCGCGGCCGACGAGGTGCTGCGCGAGGCCGCGGAGCACCGCAACACGGAGCTCGTCGAAGCGCAGCTCGATGCGCTGTTTCCGCGCTACCCGTCGCTGGTCGAGCTCCACATCTTCGATCCGGAGAACCGCCCCCTCGCCTCGCGCGATCGCGGTCGCCCGGTGGACGACGCCACCGAGCGAAGCCTCGAGCAGCGCCGTCAGCTGTCGACGGATGCCACGCCGCCCATGCTGGTGGCCACCTTCGCCATCGACCGGCAGCGCCTCGACGAATTGGAGCGCAACGGCGCCGTGGTGACGAACTACCACCAACTGGAGGCCTCCCGCGGCGAGCTGTATCAGGGCTACCTCCTCGCCTTCGCGGCGCTGCTCGGGATCACCTTCCTGGTGACCATCGTCCTCGGCACCTTGCTCGCGCGTGGAGTCACCTTGCGCATCAACCGGCTGGCCGCGGCCATCAGCTTGGTCGGCCAGGGCGATCTCAGTGTGCGCGTGCCGGTGACCGGCTCCGACGAGCTGACCGATCTCGCGCGCACGTTCAACCGCATGCTCACCGAGATGGGCCAATCGCGCGCGCGCATCGAGTTCCTCCAGCGCATCGGCGCCTGGCAGGAGATGGCCCAGCGCCTCGCGCACGAGATCAAGAACCCGCTGACACCCATCCAGCTCGCCGTTCAAGAGTGCCACCGCAAGTACGCCGGCGAGGATCCGCGCTTCCGGGCACTGCTCGACACGACGTTGGAAATCGTCGAGGAGGAGGTGGGCACGTTGCGCCGCCTGGTGGGCGACTTCTCCAATTTCGCGCGCTTGCCCAACGTGGAGCTCAAAGAGTCGAGCCTGCGCGAGTTCTTGCGCGAATGCTCCGAGCAACTCTCGCACCTCGAGGAAACGAGCATCCCCGGCGAGGGCGCCTTCATGGACCTGACGGCCAACGTGGACATAACCTGGGACGTGCCCGACGAGCCGCTCACCGCCGCCATCGACCGCCAAATGCTGCGGCGTGTGCTCGTCAACCTGGTGCGCAACGCGGTGCAAGCCATCCGCGACGCCGCCCCGGAGGCCGCGCGCACGTCGGAGGCGAGCGTCATCGGTCACGTGCAGGTGAAAGCCTTGGCCGAGGACGACGGCGCCGTCATCACCATCGACGACGACGGCCCGGGCGTCCCCGAGGAAGCGCGCAGCCGCATCTTCGATCCGTACTTCACGACGAAACACGACGGCACGGGCCTGGGCCTCGCCATCGTGAAGAAGGTCGTCGTCGAGCACGGTGGTGCCATCGACGTCGGCGAAAGCCACCTGGGGGGCGCCCGTTTCATCGTGCACCTCCCGCGCACCATCACCCAAGCCGAAACCCGCGCCCGCAAGGCCCGCGAAGGCGCCCTCTCCCGCCCCTTGTCCAGCACCGGCGGCGTCTCCCGGGATTAG